The Rhizobium sp. WSM4643 genome contains the following window.
GGCGGCACCAAAGCCCTGCAGCATCTTTTCGGTATGGTCGCGCGTCATCACCGGCTCGATGACCGTGGTGACTCCAGGCGTATTGAGGCCGGCAAGCAGCACGGCCGATTTCACCTGGGCGGATGCCATCGGCACCCGATAGCGGATCGGGCTCGGCGTTCCCGGGCCTCTGAGCGTCACCTGCAGCCTGTCGCCTTCGGATGCGCTGACCTGCACGCCCATTTCGCGCAGCGGAGCGAGCACACGGTCCATCGGCCGTTTCGAAAGCGAGGCGTCGCCTGTGAAGGTGGAGTGAAAGTCGTAGGTGCCGACGAGACCCATGGTCAGCCGCACGCCGGTGCCGGCATTGCCAAAATCAAGCGGCGCGTCAGGCGCAAGCAGCGCCCCATTGCCGGTGCCCTCGATCACCCATTGCGCACCCTCCTTGCGGATCCCGGCGCCCATCGCCTGCATTGCCCGGCCGGTATTGATCACGTCCTCACCCTCGAGCAGGCCGGTGATCCGCGTTTCGCCGGAAGCGAGCCCGCCGAACATGAAGGAACGATGCGAGATCGACTTGTCGCCCGGAACGCGGACGCTGCCCTTGAGACCGGCGGATTTGCGGGCGGTGGCGGGCCTGGGCGCAGAGCCGTTCGGCATGGCGTAATCCTTTGCAAACGCAGTCTATTTTTGCCGCAAGGCAGGCTTGGCCGGTCGCAAATTCCGTCCGCTTCTGCAGCTGTTGCGGCTCGTTAACATAAACGCGCCGGGCGGTCATCCGTCGGCTTGCCAAAATCCCGGCGCTCGGATCGCAAAGTTTGGCTTTGACATGCGAAGCCACAGCGATTAAGGGGACCGGCTTATAAATTCCGATGGAACGCCGGCTTGAACGGCATCTGCCGAATCTCATATTCGGCTATTCACACGAGGCTTATAGTGGCGAAAGCGGAACTTGGAACCAAGCGTACCGATCCGGAAACCGGCAAGAAGTTTTATGATCTGAACCGGGATCCGATCGTTTCTCCTTATACCGGCAAGTCCTACCCCCTGTCCTTCTTCGAAGAAACCTCGGCGATCGCCGAAGTTGCCGAGGAAGACGAGGTCGCGGAAGTCGATACTGAAAACACCGAAGTCGAACTGGTTTCGCTGGAAGATGCCGATGACGCCGCCGGCGGCGACGACATTCCGGATATCGGCGATGACGATGTCGAAATCGAAGGCGATGACGACGACGATACCTTCCTCACACCCGACGAAGATGACGATGATGACGACATGAGCGACATCATCGGCGTGACCGGCGACGAAGACGAAGTCTGAGACCGCATTTCGGCCCGGCGAGGAAAAAATTCTCCGGGCCGCATTTTTTTAGGCTTGCTATCTCCGGAATCCGGAAGTAATAAGCCGCCACTCCGCAGGCCACGTGCCTTACGAGTATCCCAGGACCGGCCATGAGCCGGACCACCTTGATGGGGCTATAGCTCAGCTGGGAGAGCGCTTGCATGGCATGCAAGAGGTCAGCGGTTCGATCCCGCTTAGCTCCACCAAATTTCTCGCGAACCAATATTTCGCTGTGAAATCAACGGCCTACAACTAAGCATTCGATTGCTGAGTACCCAAAAAGTACCCAAATAGAGTACCCACTGCGGCGCTCTATGGTTCTTTTCTTGGCCAGCGTTTTTTCATGTGTTCGTACTCGACCTGAAAGAATCGGCAAATCGACTTAAGAGAGCGCAATCGTTGCTCGTCACCGCCACAGGCTTTGCTGAGCCGTCCCTGCCAAACCCCCAAGCCCTCTGCTAACGACTTCAAAATTTCGTGCGATCCGTCCGAACGGGAGCCTCGCAGCCATTGCGGATAAACGCCTGTCATGATGTAGGGGTGGCGAAGTTGATCTTGATAAGCCTCCCGTTGGGCCGACCAAAGTGCGTGAGCAAGCGGCTTGCCGAAATGCTTTCCAATAGTCCGCAGGAGCACATCCTCGGCCTCGACGCCCGTAACTGGCCAGAGTGTGCCGATGTAAGCCTTTGCGTTCGCAAACATGAAGCGCTTGGAGAGTTCATGCCATGAAACGCAAGCGTTGTTAAAAATGATGGGCGTGCGGTAGTTGGCTAAAGCGGCGGTCGGGAGTGCAATAAGGTTGTTGTCGTACATGCGAAGGGCCGCTGACCCCAAAACTCGATTTATGGTCTCCTTTGAGATTGGCTTCAATTCCTGCGTGTCATGAGCTTGACGCATGTACTCAACGATCGCAGACCCGACGACGATCTTTTTCGCTTTTTCGGGATCATTCCAAAGCACGCCATCCAGGGAATGAAATCGCTCAAATCGTGTGAGCTGGACCACGTCGGGATCATCCTCCGACTGAGCAATGCCCAGCGCAATGTCTACAACCAACTGTCTTGTCCGACCTTCTGCGTCTTTAAATTCGTGGGTCCAACGATAACCGGGAGCGTCTCCGCAGTGAGTAGCAATGATCAATAGATCATAGGGGAAATGTTCAATCATTTGGCTTACATCGCGCACATTCGCGGCAGGCCCTCTGTATCCCCGCACGAATGTTCCCCGTTGCGCTAGTAGCTCTGCGGCGGTCGCAATTTCCGGTGCAGGTGTCTGGCCGGGGTCTACTACAACTGCCGCGACGGTTTCGTCCTTGTTTGAGGCCGCGCTGGCGAAACCGTTGATGATCGCCATTCCAAGGTCTGGATAGGTGAATAAGTGCGTGGAGGGCGCTTCAGAATATCCAAAACCAAACGGCAGCTTGTTTGTTATGAACGTCAGTGACGGAGACGCTGGGAGGCTTAAAGCTCCACAGAAGGAACGCAGTCGGGCCCGAAGATCTTGTCTGAGTTCGCGGGCAGAGTAGTCCGGATGGTCATACAGCGAATAGAAAGTCTCCAGGATGGCGTCGGCCACATCAGTTGGAACATTGGGGACGATAACAAGTCCGGCTCCCAGTGCATACGCGTAGTTGGCTGCTATGACCTCACTGAGTTCGTGCCCTTGTTCGCAAACTACTAAGTGCCCTGTTCTACTTTCGACAACTTCACGGGGGGATGGGCCAGTTGCAAACTCTATCATGCGACGCTCACGGAGAGCCTTAAGGAGACCGATCCCAAGGTTGTCACGTCCCCAGGTCAAAGGGTGCGACGTTGAGGAGTCGTGGGCAGTCTCACCTCCTAAGCCTGTCAGCGAACTCCCCTCTGAGATGTAGGTGGTTCGGCGGATTGGCAAGTAGTTTCCAAGGTGGGAATGGGCGGCTTTGGATAGGCCCACCATATAAATTGATTGGGCGCCTGAGCGAGCGACCGCATTGTTACATCTAACAACTTCAGTTTCAGCGTCAGGTCGGGAAAGGCGAGGGCCGGCGAGCACAGGCAAGTAACTACCTCGGGCAGCCAATTTGCATGAAACCTGGGCAGCAAGTTTCGCATCTTCGGCGATAATTAGGGATTTGGAGAGGTTTGGCGGTTTCATGCGGTGCTCGACTCGATGCTGTTCTGCAGGTAAGAGAGTTGCATGCAGGGTGTGCTCGGTCTAGCAGTCTGATGAAATGACCGCTTTCCACCGTACAGCCTCCGCAAGTTTCCCTAATCCATTTGATGAGACGTAATGAAGATTCGTCGAACCGCGTTGATCTACGGTAGGGTGGGCTAGCTGCCTTTGGCAGGATCGAGGCTCCGGCCGATCGCGATCTTCACGCCGCCTCGGGGCCGAGGTCCGAGAAGCCGAACATCGACATCTGGAGTCCGTCGGGAAACAATATGCCGTTGAGAAGAGAGACGGCTTTCTCGCTTCGATGGCTGGCGAGCGAATAATAGATTGTCTGAGCTTCGCGGCGCGCCTTGACGACCTGCTGACGTTTCAGCACGTTCAGATGGTGCGATAACGCCGACTGGCTGAGCCCGACACTTGTGGCGAGTTCCGTGGCTGAGATCTCACCCTTGGCCAGCGTGCGCAGCACGGCTAAACGGCTGGCGTTGGCGAGCGCGGAAAAATAGTCCGCCAGCTCACGGTCATTTACGATCATGGCGTGCCTCCTCTGAACACGAAATGTACACTAGCGGCGGGCGAGATTTGCTCATTGACCTAACGCAAATCGCATAGTGAGAAGGCCGCGTCAAAACGCGCTGAAGGTCAGCACGGCCCGTGGTGAAAACGGACGCTGTTCGATCCGCGATCGTCCGGCGACGAAAGCAGGGCGCGGGCTTCAGCTTGACTATGCCAGCCATCTCGGCTGACGGCATCATGCGGTCGCGCTAGCGGACGGCTGATGCGGCTCAGGACGAGCGGTCTGCCGGCTGACAGGGGACGGGCTCGAGGACTTTTGCCTTAATGCGCAGCATGATCTCCTCGGCGAGCCTTTCGGCGGGCTGCGTGGCGTCGAGGCGCGGCCATGCGATGGCGCCCGTCTCATGCGCGAACTGGTGCGCCAGGATATCGACCGTCGCGTCGGAGGGGCTGCCAATCCGTGCCGCAACGCGCTGCCACAGCAGTGCCGGATCGGCTTCGAGCCAGAAGGCCGAAAAGGGATGGTGGCCTTCTTCCGCCGCTTCCTCGATCATCCGCCGGTGGACCGGCTTGTCGAAGACCGCATCGGCCACCGCCGAACTGCCTTCCGCAAGGATGAGACGGGCGCGCCAAGCCATCTCCTGATAGACCTTTGCCGAGACCTCTGGCCGGTACGCGGCCTTCGGCAGCCTCGTCTCTGCCGGAACGCCGTGCATTGCCTTGCGGATGCGGTCGCTTTCGATGATACGTGCTCCCGGCGCGAGGCCAATCCGCGGCGCCAGCACTTCTGCAAGCGTCGTCTTTCCCGATCCGCTGAGGCCGCCGAGCGCGACGAGTTGTCCCGGCACCTGATGCAGGAGAGACCGGGCGAGCTGGAAATAGGAGCGCGCCTCATCGGTCAACATCGCCGCACGATCACCTGCATCCTCCGTCTGAGTGGCGATCACATGAGCCCGCACGGCAGCGCGTACGGCAATGAAGAACGGCAGTGCTGCAAAACCGTCGTCCTCGTCCGTCTCGTCGAGATAACGGTTCATCACGAGGTTCGCGAACTCGGGATGCCCTCGATGCCAGAGATCCATCAGCAGGAAGGCGAGGTCGTAGAGAACGTCGGTGGTGGCAATCTGATCGTTGAACTCGATGCAATCGAACAGGCATGGTTCGCCATCAAGCAAGAATATATTGCGGAGATGCAAGTCGCCATGGCAACGCCGGACCTTGCCGGCCAGCCCCCGTCGGTCCAGGAGTTGGGCGAGCCGCGCGAGGTGCCTCTCGAAGGCCCCGGTCAGTTCCTCGATCTCCTTGGCGGAAAAGACATGGCTGGTCGCAAAGCCGGCCTTATTGACCTTCAGCACCGCAGCCATGCTCGCCGCCCCGCCGTTGGCACTCATGACCGGCGCGAGACGATGAAAGCCGACGATCGCCCTTGCAAGGGATGTCATCATCGACGACGTCAATCCGCCGGAGGTGGCGATATGATCGAGCAGCAGCGACTGATCGAAACGCCGCATTTCCACCAGAGCATCATGCAGGGTCCCTTGACCATCAAGCGCAAGGCCACCGTCCTTTTCCAGCGTGATCGTCCTGACTCCGAGATAGATGCCGGGCGCCGTGGGCGCGTTCAATTCCACCTCTTTCCGGCATGTCGCCAGCCTTTTCTCCGCCGAGGAGAAATCGGCATAGGGCAGCTTCACGGCGCGCTTCATCTTGTAGGCGCGGTCCCCGGCAAGAAAAATGCGCGAGATATGCGTCTCGAGCACTTCGACCGGCTGCCCATCCTGGGCCAATGCGTCGTTGAGAAAGGAAATGGTTGCCGACTGGTCTTCCGTGATCATCTGCAAACTTTCAGCTGACATGCCGCACTATCGAAAGCATCGCCCTGCCTCCGCGACAATACATTGACCCGTATCAATGCTCGGACCGCCGCCACATCTCAGAACGAAAGCGAGACCGGGGTCGCGGGGTGAAAATCAACCTGTCTTCGAGAAGGCAGCTTGTCGAAGCGCTGATCGCGGTGATCCGGAAAGCCGGCGATGCCGCGCTCGCGTTGCAGGACGACGACGTTGCGGTAAGAGCCAAACAGGACGGTTCACCCGTCACCGCCGCCGATCTTGCCAGCAATGACATCCTGCGCGCAGCATGCCTGGCGGTCTTTCCGGCAATGCCTGCCCCGGCGAAGAAGACAGCCATGTCTTCGAGGCCCGCAAGGACTCAGATTCCGCTCTCGTAATCGATCCGCTCGACGGCACGAAGGAATTCATAAAAGGCCGAGACGAGTTTGCTGTCAATATCGCCCTATGCACCCGCCCGTGACCGGCTTTTCTTCTCCTACGGCGCCGGACTTGCATTCGAGCAAACAGCCGGCAGTCAGCGCCGCAGCCTGCCCCGCCCTTCCGCTCCACGGCGTCATCCGATCGCGCTTGTCAGCCGCTCTCATCTCGATCCCCGGACCGAAGCGCTCCTGGTCGCGCTGCAACGCCCCAGCAATAGGCCGTGGCTCAAGGCTTCAAGACGGCCGCTCCACTCAATCGGCCGGCACGCAAGTCGTCAAGCGCCCTATTGGCTTCGGTAAGCGGATAGACAATCGTATGGGTTCTGATGCCTGCCTGGCGGGCGATGGGGAAGAATTCCTCCGC
Protein-coding sequences here:
- a CDS encoding ArsR/SmtB family transcription factor, giving the protein MIVNDRELADYFSALANASRLAVLRTLAKGEISATELATSVGLSQSALSHHLNVLKRQQVVKARREAQTIYYSLASHRSEKAVSLLNGILFPDGLQMSMFGFSDLGPEAA
- a CDS encoding AAA family ATPase, encoding MSAESLQMITEDQSATISFLNDALAQDGQPVEVLETHISRIFLAGDRAYKMKRAVKLPYADFSSAEKRLATCRKEVELNAPTAPGIYLGVRTITLEKDGGLALDGQGTLHDALVEMRRFDQSLLLDHIATSGGLTSSMMTSLARAIVGFHRLAPVMSANGGAASMAAVLKVNKAGFATSHVFSAKEIEELTGAFERHLARLAQLLDRRGLAGKVRRCHGDLHLRNIFLLDGEPCLFDCIEFNDQIATTDVLYDLAFLLMDLWHRGHPEFANLVMNRYLDETDEDDGFAALPFFIAVRAAVRAHVIATQTEDAGDRAAMLTDEARSYFQLARSLLHQVPGQLVALGGLSGSGKTTLAEVLAPRIGLAPGARIIESDRIRKAMHGVPAETRLPKAAYRPEVSAKVYQEMAWRARLILAEGSSAVADAVFDKPVHRRMIEEAAEEGHHPFSAFWLEADPALLWQRVAARIGSPSDATVDILAHQFAHETGAIAWPRLDATQPAERLAEEIMLRIKAKVLEPVPCQPADRSS
- a CDS encoding TIGR02300 family protein translates to MAKAELGTKRTDPETGKKFYDLNRDPIVSPYTGKSYPLSFFEETSAIAEVAEEDEVAEVDTENTEVELVSLEDADDAAGGDDIPDIGDDDVEIEGDDDDDTFLTPDEDDDDDDMSDIIGVTGDEDEV
- a CDS encoding inositol monophosphatase family protein, whose amino-acid sequence is MDPLDGTKEFIKGRDEFAVNIALCTRP